The genomic segment GCGCGCCGCAGCGACTGCTCGATCGTGAAGCGGCGTTGCAGATGCTGGTTCAGCTCCGCCGTGAAGAACTGGAAGTTGTTCCGGCCGCGCTGTTTCGCGTGATACATCGCCGAGTCCGCATTGCGCAAAAGCGTGGCGACGTCCTGGCCGTCGTCGGGAAACAGGCTGATCCCGATCGACGCGCCGAGGTAATACTCGTTGCCCGCCACCGCGAACGGCACCGCGATCATGTCCAGAATCCGGTGCGCGAGACCGATCAGATGGCCGGTGTTGTCGTAGTTGCTGTTCACGATCACGAACTCGTCGCCGCCCACCCGCGCGAGCGTGTCGTCGCGGCCGATGCACGCGGAAAGCCGGTCGGCGACGCTGCATAGCAACGCGTCGCCGGCCTCGTGACCGGCGGTGTCGTTGACCTTCTTGAAGCCGTCGAGATCGACGAACAGCACGGCGACGCTGAGCAGTTCGCCGGTGCGGTCGACGCGGCCCGGCTCGACCAGTTCGCGCATCCGCTCCGTGAGATAGGCGCGGTTGTAGAGGCCGGTGAGCGAGTCGCGGGTCGCGAGGAATTTGAGTTGCCGCTGCGCCTCGCGTACCGGGCCGATGTCGGAGAACGAGATCAGCACCGACTCCGGCTGCGTGTCGCCGGGCCGGAAAATCGGCACGATATTTTCAGTGATCCAGACGATGTCGCCGTCGATCAGCTCAAGCCCGATCGTCACGCCGAGCATTGGCTTGCCGGATGCCAGCACCACCTCGGTCGGGCGGCTGGACTCGGTCACGGGCGTGCCGTCCTCGTAAAAAGCGCCCGACAACACCGTGGCGATACTGCGGCCGATGATCTGCGGCGTAGTGCGCAACATGCGCTGCGCACTCGGATTGCAGGCCATCACCACGCCGTCGCGCGACTGCACGATGATGCCTTCGCGCAGGTGATCGACGACTAGCCGGTAATGCTCCTCGCTGTGCGCGAGACGCTGCGCCATGGTGTCCTGATGAACCGCGAGACCGACGCTGCTGCCGATGTCGCGCAGCATCGCTTCTTCTGCGGGGCTGGGGCGCCGGCCGGTGCGGTAATAGACCGCGAATGCGCCGAGCACGGTGCCGGCGTCGTTTTCGAACGGCACGGACCAGCACGCGCGCAAACCGATGGACAACGCGATGTCGCGGTGGCCGGCCCACAGCGGATCGGTTTCGATATCTTCGACGACGACCAGGCGGCGCTCGTACATCGCGGTACCGCACGAGCCGGCTTGCGGACCGATCAGAAGGCCGTTGATGCTGGCGCTGAAATGCGGCGGCAGCGATGGCGCGCCGCCGACTCTGGCGTGTACGCCGTCGGCGTCGAGCAGCAGGATCGAACAGGACGCACCGACGCCCAGCAGCGCTTCCGCGCGCCGGCAGACTTCGTCGAGCAATTCCGGCAGCGGCGTGTTGCGGGTAATCAACCGCAATACGCTGCGCTCCGACGCCAGCATCTCTTCGGCGAGATGCTGGCCGTAGCGTGTGCCTTCCGGCGTTGCTTTGATCGTGCCGTCTATCGTGCCATCTGATGTCGCTTCGCGATTCATAGGTGCGCCCCCCAACCCAACATCGGCAAATCAGTGTAATCGGCGTAGCCGGGTTTACGCTAAGCCAGTGAAGAAAACTCGAGATGCATGACGAACGGCTGGTGTGGCATGTGATGACACGATAGTTGCTGGCGCAGGGTTGTCTGGTTCTGCTGCTCGATGGCTCTGTGCTTCATCGGCGGAGTTGCTGGATTGTCCCCGACGAAGGAAATGGCTTCGACGATGGATTGCGTCAGCTCCGGCATCGTCGCCGACAGGTGGCTCGTCGGTTTGAGCCCGCCTTGGCCGCGTTTGCGAGGCGGGCTCGCAGCCTTGAAGCATGCAGGCCGGTCGATGATGGAAGCTGTTTGAGGCGGTTGTTTGAGGCGTTTGATCCCCGCGGCTTATTCGCTTGCCCGGTCAGGTCATGCAAGCGATCGAACCGGGCACCGTGTTTGGACAGCCGGGGTTAGCCCAAGCTCTCCCACGAGCCGGGACGGCTTTTCCAGCCGTCCCGGCTCGCGAGTATCAACTTCCCGGCGGCCTGCCTCCACCGCCGCCCCCACCTCCACCACCGCCGCCTTGAGAACCGCCACCCTGAGGACGATTGCCGCCACCGCCCTGTCCACCTCCTCCAGGCGGACGCCCGCCGCCGCCATGCTCACCACCTTGCGGCGGACGACCACCCGCATTCCCCGGCTGCTGTCCGCCCGGCGGACGACCACCCGCATTCCCCGGTTGCTGACCTCCCGGTGGACGACCACCTTCGTTCCCCGGCGGACGGCCGCCCGGCGGACGACCACCCGCATTCCCCGGTTGCTGACCTCCCGGCGGACGACCACCTTCGTTCCCCGGCGGACGGCCGCCCGGATGCCCA from the Paraburkholderia fungorum genome contains:
- a CDS encoding putative bifunctional diguanylate cyclase/phosphodiesterase, translating into MNREATSDGTIDGTIKATPEGTRYGQHLAEEMLASERSVLRLITRNTPLPELLDEVCRRAEALLGVGASCSILLLDADGVHARVGGAPSLPPHFSASINGLLIGPQAGSCGTAMYERRLVVVEDIETDPLWAGHRDIALSIGLRACWSVPFENDAGTVLGAFAVYYRTGRRPSPAEEAMLRDIGSSVGLAVHQDTMAQRLAHSEEHYRLVVDHLREGIIVQSRDGVVMACNPSAQRMLRTTPQIIGRSIATVLSGAFYEDGTPVTESSRPTEVVLASGKPMLGVTIGLELIDGDIVWITENIVPIFRPGDTQPESVLISFSDIGPVREAQRQLKFLATRDSLTGLYNRAYLTERMRELVEPGRVDRTGELLSVAVLFVDLDGFKKVNDTAGHEAGDALLCSVADRLSACIGRDDTLARVGGDEFVIVNSNYDNTGHLIGLAHRILDMIAVPFAVAGNEYYLGASIGISLFPDDGQDVATLLRNADSAMYHAKQRGRNNFQFFTAELNQHLQRRFTIEQSLRRALASNELSLVYQPIVDSQNGRTIGAEALLRWYNSELGNVSPAEFIPVAEDAGLIIEIGDWVLARACEQVAQWRRELAPDLIVAVNLSPRQFNDGLLERIERCLKQSGLEPSALELEITERLLMSDSESVLPMLAALSAMGVRISVDDFGTGYSSLSYLKRFPLHNLKIDRSFVAGLPDHRDSIAITQAVVAMAHSLGMNVTAEGVETAEQAAFLRAIACDKQQGYLYSRPVGASAYARSLCDPQMGMANAD